Proteins from a genomic interval of uncultured Desulfuromusa sp.:
- a CDS encoding FprA family A-type flavoprotein, whose amino-acid sequence MKAVKITDGIYCLPVNLESYQLFEGMWPMPNGISINSYIVQGDKTAIIDLVEDTDGKPAELEAEIHSIPLDPKNIDYMVINHMEPDHTSWLPEFYRKNPQLQFYLTGKAAGLLKSFCGIEDNVHIVKDGDTLDLGQGKVLSFHETPNIHWPETMMTFEQSSGTLFSCDAFGSYGKLEKVFFDDRLSTEQHTFFSNEALRYFANIVASFSPFVLKGINKLSSLDIKVIAPSHGIVWRENPKQIIDSYSRFAEYMVGPAEAEVTVIWSSMYGNTEKLVNNVVQGVRKEGLPVHVHRVPDEHVGIVLASAWRSAGLILGMPTYEYEMFPPMAWVLDMFRRKKVQNKKVLRFGSAGWSGGAQRELDKLTEKLKWEFIDPIEWMGAPTDHELDLALTQGQALARQVKEFCSK is encoded by the coding sequence ATGAAGGCTGTAAAAATTACCGATGGAATTTATTGTTTACCTGTGAATCTGGAAAGCTACCAGCTGTTTGAAGGTATGTGGCCGATGCCTAATGGAATTTCAATCAATTCCTATATTGTTCAAGGTGATAAAACTGCCATAATTGATTTGGTGGAAGATACTGATGGCAAGCCGGCAGAATTAGAAGCGGAAATCCATTCCATCCCCCTGGATCCAAAAAATATTGACTATATGGTTATCAATCATATGGAGCCGGACCACACAAGCTGGTTGCCTGAATTTTACAGGAAAAATCCTCAGCTGCAATTTTATCTGACCGGGAAAGCTGCAGGGCTATTGAAATCGTTCTGTGGTATTGAAGATAATGTTCATATTGTCAAAGACGGCGATACTCTGGACCTAGGGCAAGGTAAGGTTCTCAGTTTTCATGAGACCCCCAATATCCATTGGCCCGAAACAATGATGACCTTTGAGCAAAGCAGCGGGACGCTGTTCTCCTGTGATGCTTTTGGTTCTTACGGCAAGCTGGAAAAAGTTTTTTTTGATGACCGTCTTTCCACCGAACAGCACACTTTTTTCAGCAATGAAGCACTGCGCTATTTTGCCAATATCGTCGCCAGCTTTTCGCCTTTTGTGCTCAAAGGGATTAATAAACTGAGTTCTTTGGATATCAAGGTGATTGCTCCGTCGCACGGGATTGTCTGGCGGGAAAACCCCAAGCAGATCATCGATTCCTATTCCCGTTTTGCAGAATATATGGTTGGCCCAGCCGAAGCTGAGGTGACTGTGATCTGGTCAAGTATGTATGGCAACACCGAAAAGCTGGTCAATAATGTTGTTCAGGGGGTTCGAAAAGAAGGATTGCCGGTGCATGTCCACCGTGTCCCCGATGAGCACGTTGGGATTGTTCTGGCTTCTGCCTGGAGGTCAGCGGGGCTTATCCTTGGAATGCCGACTTACGAATATGAAATGTTCCCACCTATGGCCTGGGTGCTCGACATGTTCCGGCGGAAAAAAGTTCAGAACAAGAAAGTTCTCCGCTTCGGCTCGGCTGGCTGGTCCGGCGGTGCCCAGCGTGAACTGGATAAGTTGACCGAGAAACTGAAATGGGAATTTATTGATCCCATTGAGTGGATGGGAGCGCCAACGGATCATGAACTGGATCTGGCTTTGACCCAGGGGCAAGCTCTGGCCAGACAGGTCAAGGAATTCTGCTCCAAGTAG
- a CDS encoding HNH endonuclease — translation MDWEIEVDEEQVRRERQKARELRKQNWWKNRIAKGICHYCGRSVLPKELTLDHVVPVARGGRSTKGNCVPACKECNNQKKNLLPLEWADYLEHLKNQ, via the coding sequence ATGGACTGGGAAATTGAAGTTGATGAAGAACAGGTCCGCAGGGAACGGCAGAAAGCGCGAGAATTGCGCAAACAGAACTGGTGGAAAAACCGGATTGCCAAAGGGATCTGCCATTACTGCGGACGATCTGTCCTCCCCAAAGAATTGACCCTTGACCACGTTGTTCCAGTTGCCAGAGGAGGACGATCGACTAAAGGCAACTGCGTTCCTGCCTGTAAGGAGTGCAACAATCAGAAAAAAAACCTGCTGCCCTTAGAGTGGGCAGACTACCTGGAACATTTAAAAAATCAGTAA
- a CDS encoding ATP-binding protein has protein sequence MKEVIEELLYEQESHTLDFKSEQYKFIGAEPHEKCELLKDILAFANAWRRTDAYILIGVKENSGGRAEIVGIQESIDDAQLQQFVNQKVQRPINFSYHSIDFENKNIAVIKIGPQERPIYLKNNYGRLKKDTIYIKRGSSTDIASPDEISKMGSAAAEPYSREPNLIFGFADLKNRKTLGNEIEAETKIINITDESSIPDYGTSGSGIYATRLSDYSKNKDYYRELAEFAKQKNYFYPLSFSLYNESNIVSSGINIELFIKNNDNILTIYEEKDLQDLPSSDGLFLRSNINTIIKSSQSTTSLKRVGSDYHAEFFIEKAQPKQTIFYEDYLYIGSTDSTNVKIDFTIYSDNLSNPLTGELQLNLNTETKSISYRNIPRLNK, from the coding sequence ATGAAGGAAGTCATAGAAGAGCTACTGTACGAACAAGAGAGCCATACTCTAGACTTCAAGTCCGAGCAGTATAAATTTATTGGTGCAGAGCCACATGAAAAATGCGAATTACTCAAAGACATATTAGCCTTTGCGAACGCATGGCGACGCACAGATGCTTACATACTAATTGGCGTAAAAGAAAACAGTGGTGGTCGTGCTGAAATTGTTGGAATTCAAGAAAGCATTGACGATGCCCAATTGCAGCAATTTGTGAATCAAAAAGTTCAAAGACCAATTAACTTTTCATATCATTCAATTGACTTTGAAAATAAAAACATCGCTGTTATTAAAATTGGACCGCAGGAGCGGCCAATTTACCTTAAAAATAATTACGGAAGACTAAAAAAAGATACTATTTACATAAAAAGAGGCTCATCTACTGACATCGCATCACCTGATGAAATTTCTAAAATGGGCTCAGCAGCAGCCGAACCTTATAGCAGAGAACCAAATTTAATTTTTGGCTTTGCCGATCTTAAGAACAGGAAAACGTTAGGGAATGAAATCGAGGCAGAAACTAAAATAATAAATATTACAGACGAATCATCAATTCCCGACTACGGAACCTCAGGTTCTGGCATATACGCCACGCGACTCAGTGACTACAGTAAAAACAAAGACTACTATCGTGAACTTGCTGAATTTGCGAAGCAGAAAAACTATTTCTATCCTTTGTCTTTTTCGCTCTACAATGAATCTAATATTGTTTCTTCAGGCATAAATATCGAACTGTTCATAAAGAACAACGATAACATATTGACAATTTACGAAGAAAAAGACTTGCAAGACTTACCATCCTCTGACGGGCTATTTTTAAGGAGTAACATCAATACAATAATAAAAAGCAGTCAATCAACTACGAGTCTTAAGCGGGTCGGCTCTGATTATCATGCTGAATTCTTTATTGAAAAAGCACAGCCAAAACAGACAATATTTTACGAAGACTACTTATATATTGGTTCAACGGACAGCACAAATGTCAAAATCGATTTCACAATCTACAGTGACAACCTTTCCAACCCATTAACAGGGGAACTACAGTTAAACCTTAATACTGAAACTAAATCTATTAGTTATCGCAATATACCAAGGTTAAACAAATAA
- the trkA gene encoding Trk system potassium transporter TrkA, translating to MKILIVGSGQVGYFLCDRLSREGHEVTLVDQDEAVVERAQDRLNVLGVVGNGASAEILVQAGINDVDIFIAVTNMDEVNILACLLAREYQVKILVARTKNIEYTSHKAVLSKEKLGIDLLINPEDAVAEELSKLACNSKAFDVAEFADGQILFQGYRIEAESPLCDLTLTELGELRGMYRFLVVAISRGSATIIPRGDDMIQAGDRIYIFAPQQELPSINYLLQSERSEEKSNRRVFVLGGGRIGLQVAQNMEKLHFQIKLIEKDEDRCYKLAEQLNKTVVINAEGLDVQTLVDEGLTDADVFIAVTENDQTNILTCLLARQHNVRRTLALVSQPELIGLASDLGIDACISPRLAAAGAILKFVRRGDIISLTAVEGSNSEVLELEIGKDSGLLATPLSGLHFPRGAIIGAIVRGDNYEIPTGDSTLEAGDRVVVFTLPEALQKVERFFA from the coding sequence ATGAAAATCCTTATTGTTGGCTCTGGTCAGGTCGGCTATTTTTTGTGCGACCGCCTGTCACGTGAAGGGCATGAAGTGACCCTGGTTGATCAGGATGAAGCTGTTGTTGAACGGGCTCAGGATCGTTTGAATGTTCTTGGTGTTGTCGGCAACGGGGCAAGCGCAGAGATTTTGGTGCAAGCCGGTATTAACGATGTCGATATCTTTATTGCCGTGACCAATATGGATGAGGTGAATATTCTTGCCTGTTTGTTGGCGCGCGAGTATCAGGTTAAAATTCTTGTTGCACGAACCAAGAATATTGAGTACACCAGCCACAAAGCGGTTCTTTCAAAAGAAAAACTCGGGATTGATCTGCTGATCAACCCGGAAGATGCCGTTGCCGAAGAACTTTCCAAACTAGCTTGTAATTCCAAAGCATTTGATGTCGCTGAATTTGCCGATGGCCAGATCCTGTTTCAGGGTTACAGGATCGAAGCAGAAAGCCCTCTGTGTGATTTAACTTTGACAGAGCTGGGTGAATTGCGAGGGATGTATCGTTTCCTTGTTGTCGCTATTAGTCGAGGCAGTGCCACGATTATCCCGCGGGGAGATGACATGATCCAGGCAGGTGATCGGATCTACATCTTTGCCCCGCAGCAGGAGCTGCCATCCATAAATTATCTATTGCAATCGGAACGATCAGAAGAAAAATCGAATCGCAGGGTCTTTGTTCTTGGTGGCGGGAGGATCGGTTTACAGGTCGCCCAGAATATGGAAAAGCTCCATTTTCAGATCAAGTTAATCGAGAAAGATGAGGACCGCTGTTATAAGTTGGCTGAGCAGTTAAATAAGACTGTTGTTATCAATGCTGAAGGGTTGGATGTCCAGACTCTGGTTGATGAAGGGTTGACGGATGCTGATGTTTTCATCGCCGTCACTGAAAACGATCAGACGAATATTCTCACCTGCTTGTTGGCGCGACAACATAATGTTCGGCGGACTCTCGCACTGGTGAGTCAACCGGAGTTGATCGGGCTGGCTTCTGATCTTGGTATTGACGCCTGTATTTCTCCCCGCCTGGCAGCGGCGGGGGCCATTCTGAAATTTGTGCGACGGGGTGATATTATCTCCCTGACTGCCGTTGAGGGCAGCAATTCCGAAGTTTTAGAACTGGAAATTGGCAAAGACAGTGGCCTGCTGGCAACTCCCTTGAGTGGGTTACATTTTCCCCGTGGAGCTATTATCGGAGCTATTGTCCGGGGTGATAACTATGAGATTCCAACAGGTGACAGTACCCTAGAAGCTGGGGATCGCGTCGTTGTTTTCACTCTTCCGGAAGCGTTGCAGAAGGTTGAAAGGTTTTTTGCCTGA
- a CDS encoding ATP-binding protein: MTRQIAILSGKGGAGKTSITASIIKMMDSVVAVDADVNASNLPILLPYVSQSSNAYYGMDIARVDHDQCTRCGLCQSTCQFDAISQNEDGTIVIDSDCEGCAACAYVCPVNAISMAERKGGDWYVSSIRNGFLVHADLIPGEDNSGKLITKVRGEASTIAKEKNIAYIVIDGPPGTSCQAISSITGVDLVLAVVEESLSGLSDYRRLAELVQKFSIPHYVLLNKAGFSSEVENKIIQTADEFDGKIIAQIPFDHKIPQALQNLESLADMEDYKKIIAELLEEMKLTLED, translated from the coding sequence ATGACTCGTCAGATCGCCATCCTCAGCGGCAAGGGGGGAGCTGGAAAGACCTCCATTACCGCTTCAATTATCAAAATGATGGATTCCGTTGTTGCCGTCGATGCAGATGTCAATGCTTCCAATTTGCCAATTCTTCTCCCTTATGTTTCTCAATCAAGCAATGCCTATTATGGGATGGATATTGCCAGGGTTGATCATGATCAATGTACTCGCTGTGGCCTCTGCCAGTCGACCTGTCAGTTTGATGCCATCAGTCAAAATGAAGATGGTACCATTGTCATTGATTCCGATTGTGAAGGTTGTGCTGCCTGTGCCTATGTCTGCCCGGTTAATGCCATCAGTATGGCAGAACGTAAGGGGGGCGATTGGTATGTCAGCTCTATTCGTAACGGTTTCCTGGTCCATGCGGATTTAATTCCAGGCGAAGATAATAGTGGAAAATTGATTACCAAGGTTCGGGGAGAAGCATCAACTATTGCAAAAGAGAAGAATATTGCCTACATTGTTATCGACGGTCCGCCGGGAACCAGTTGTCAGGCAATTTCATCAATCACTGGAGTTGATCTGGTTCTGGCAGTTGTCGAAGAAAGCCTTTCCGGGCTATCTGATTATCGCCGGTTGGCGGAACTGGTACAGAAATTTTCTATCCCCCATTATGTCCTGCTTAATAAGGCAGGATTCAGTTCAGAGGTTGAAAATAAAATAATTCAAACTGCTGATGAATTTGATGGGAAAATAATCGCTCAAATTCCCTTTGACCACAAAATTCCACAAGCACTGCAAAACCTGGAATCACTGGCGGATATGGAAGATTATAAAAAGATTATTGCTGAACTCCTTGAAGAGATGAAATTAACCTTGGAAGACTAA
- the amrS gene encoding AmmeMemoRadiSam system radical SAM enzyme: protein MKMQEALLYQKLDDGKVRCRLCAHYCVIARGQKGLCQVRENQDGKLYSLVYGRTISQGVDPIEKKPLYHFYPGSRTFSIATPGCNFRCDWCQNWEISQVPRPQHFMTGKELSPDDVVAAARTSACRSIAYTYTEPTIFFEYSYDTARLAREAGIANLYVSNGYMSSEMLDLFHPWLDAANIDLKAFRDATYRKYVGAGLQPVLDSLKRLSSAGVWLEVTTLVIPGINDDPKELEDIAMFIAEELGTDTPWHVSRFFPQYKMEQIPPTPPEVLQQAVEIGQKKGLKYVYMGNVGGEMNTNCPACGALLIRRSRFEVSCQVDRKGCCPGCGEHIAGVGVAGG, encoded by the coding sequence ATGAAGATGCAGGAAGCATTGTTATATCAAAAATTGGATGATGGTAAGGTTCGCTGCCGGCTTTGTGCCCATTATTGTGTGATTGCCAGAGGTCAGAAAGGGCTCTGCCAGGTACGCGAAAATCAGGATGGCAAACTTTACTCTCTGGTTTATGGTCGCACTATCAGTCAGGGTGTTGACCCTATTGAGAAAAAGCCCTTGTATCATTTTTACCCCGGCAGTCGGACTTTTTCCATTGCGACACCGGGATGTAACTTCCGTTGTGACTGGTGTCAGAACTGGGAGATTTCACAGGTGCCCCGGCCGCAACATTTTATGACAGGAAAAGAGTTATCCCCGGATGATGTCGTCGCCGCTGCCCGGACGTCTGCTTGCCGTTCAATTGCTTATACCTACACAGAACCGACAATTTTCTTTGAATACAGCTATGATACAGCTCGTCTGGCACGGGAAGCCGGGATCGCCAACCTGTACGTCAGCAATGGCTATATGTCGTCAGAAATGCTGGATTTGTTTCATCCCTGGCTGGATGCCGCCAATATCGATCTTAAAGCTTTTCGGGATGCAACCTATCGAAAATATGTGGGTGCCGGATTACAGCCGGTCCTTGATAGTCTGAAAAGACTTTCCAGTGCAGGAGTCTGGCTTGAAGTGACGACGCTGGTGATTCCCGGTATCAATGATGATCCGAAGGAATTGGAGGATATTGCAATGTTTATTGCTGAAGAGCTCGGAACCGATACTCCCTGGCATGTCAGCCGGTTTTTCCCACAGTATAAAATGGAGCAGATTCCCCCGACACCGCCGGAGGTTTTGCAGCAGGCGGTTGAAATCGGGCAGAAGAAGGGGCTTAAATACGTTTATATGGGGAATGTCGGCGGAGAAATGAACACAAATTGCCCTGCTTGCGGTGCTTTGCTGATTCGTCGTAGTCGTTTTGAGGTGAGTTGTCAGGTGGACAGGAAGGGGTGCTGCCCCGGTTGTGGTGAACATATTGCCGGCGTTGGGGTTGCCGGAGGGTAA
- a CDS encoding tyrosine-type recombinase/integrase, with product MVGGFFVLALNVSEGHDQQRGKRACFHTFRHCFATHLLEADYDIRTIQELLGHKDTSTAMIYTHVLNKGGKEVLSPMDGL from the coding sequence CTGGTTGGCGGTTTTTTTGTTTTAGCGCTGAATGTTAGCGAGGGACATGACCAACAGAGGGGCAAAAGAGCTTGTTTCCACACCTTTCGGCACTGTTTTGCAACTCATCTGCTGGAAGCGGACTATGACATCCGAACCATCCAGGAGCTTTTAGGTCATAAGGACACCAGCACCGCCATGATTTACACGCACGTACTGAATAAGGGAGGAAAAGAAGTATTAAGTCCGATGGATGGACTTTGA